Proteins encoded by one window of Streptomyces sp. LX-29:
- a CDS encoding metallophosphoesterase, translating to MVLIAVTVLGSWLGLLAVGGVHASVGPMETRMALRPSLTGGTSIDVSPLGSLEFRSHRAPLRLDVDVDRLDPVRSEALVEHPERLSGLQEEVADDVVHGTRELAIRSCAAVAFGATALGLAVFRRPRRALAAGGLALALLASSGVAAYATWNPKSVLEPRYSGLLSSAPAVVGSARTIADDFDVYQGELARLVANVTKVYEATSTLPAYQPDPTTMRVLHVSDIRLNPLSWHVVRSLVQRYEIDVIVDTGDTTGRGTTAENGFLAPVSDLGAPYVWVRGDRDSRDTQAYLSGRRGVTVLDDGRAVTVAGLRIAGVGAPRSAADRSATAADDDKSTERRAGRRLAAGLRAQRAAGTPVDIALAHHPAAAREADGAVPLVLAGHARHRESELLPGGTRLMIGGSTGGTGFGAFGGTEPDEVRASVLYLDRDTHRLQVWDEIELDGLGLTKAEVSRHLPEES from the coding sequence ATCGTCCTGATCGCCGTCACCGTGCTCGGCTCCTGGCTGGGGCTGCTCGCCGTCGGCGGCGTCCACGCCTCCGTCGGCCCGATGGAGACGCGGATGGCGCTGCGCCCCTCGCTCACCGGCGGCACCTCGATCGACGTGTCCCCGCTCGGCTCGCTCGAATTCCGCAGCCATCGCGCCCCGCTCCGGCTGGACGTCGATGTCGACCGGCTCGATCCGGTCCGCTCCGAGGCGCTGGTGGAGCACCCCGAGCGGCTCTCCGGGCTCCAGGAGGAGGTCGCCGACGACGTCGTCCACGGCACCCGTGAGCTGGCGATCCGCTCCTGCGCGGCGGTGGCCTTCGGCGCCACCGCGCTCGGCCTGGCCGTCTTCCGACGCCCGCGCCGCGCGCTGGCCGCCGGGGGGCTGGCGCTCGCGCTGCTCGCCTCCTCGGGTGTCGCGGCGTACGCCACCTGGAACCCGAAGTCCGTGCTGGAGCCGAGGTACTCGGGGCTGCTCTCCAGCGCCCCGGCGGTGGTGGGCTCCGCGCGGACCATCGCCGACGACTTCGACGTCTACCAGGGCGAGTTGGCGCGCCTGGTCGCCAACGTCACCAAGGTGTACGAGGCCACCTCCACCCTCCCCGCGTACCAGCCGGACCCCACGACCATGCGGGTGCTGCACGTCTCGGACATCCGTCTCAACCCACTGTCCTGGCACGTGGTCCGGTCACTCGTGCAGCGGTACGAGATCGACGTCATCGTCGACACGGGCGACACGACCGGCCGCGGCACCACCGCCGAGAACGGCTTCCTGGCCCCGGTCTCCGACCTCGGCGCCCCGTACGTGTGGGTGCGCGGCGACCGCGACTCGCGCGACACACAGGCGTACCTCTCCGGGCGCAGGGGAGTGACGGTTCTGGACGACGGCCGCGCGGTGACCGTCGCCGGGCTGCGCATCGCCGGCGTCGGAGCTCCGCGGTCCGCCGCCGACCGCTCGGCGACCGCCGCCGACGACGACAAGTCGACCGAGCGCCGCGCGGGCCGGCGGTTGGCCGCCGGTCTTCGGGCCCAGCGCGCGGCCGGCACCCCCGTCGACATCGCGCTCGCGCACCACCCGGCCGCCGCGCGGGAGGCCGACGGCGCGGTCCCGCTCGTCCTGGCCGGCCATGCGCGCCACCGGGAGAGCGAGCTGCTGCCGGGGGGTACCCGACTGATGATCGGGGGCTCGACCGGGGGCACCGGGTTCGGCGCGTTCGGCGGCACGGAACCCGACGAGGTGCGGGCGTCCGTGCTCTACCTGGACCGCGACACCCATCGGCTCCAGGTCTGGGACGAGATCGAGCTGGATGGACTCGGGCTGACAAAGGCCGAGGTCAGCCGCCATCTACCGGAGGAGTCATAA